From the genome of Papaver somniferum cultivar HN1 chromosome 2, ASM357369v1, whole genome shotgun sequence, one region includes:
- the LOC113352442 gene encoding uncharacterized protein LOC113352442: protein MPSTGSCGSSGGLLTIWNRSKLLKEGGRMGKNTISTLFTQKINGFKWVVCNMYSPCEYNVRALFWSDLEEVRHWWNGPICLARDVNAVRYDEERNIEECDSRNKDFLNNFINSQELVDLKLLGLAYTWFDRFLLSVEMNLRFPEVIQVALTRVTSDHKPIMLATKPNIICKPYFKFENSWILHRDFLKKVEKWWGIMKHQGIPSFVFFKKQHNFNYFLKNWSTEEFGGVKKEKAELTENIDCLDQIENSHVLFQDQFEERLN, encoded by the coding sequence ATGCCATCAACTGGTAGCTGTGGTAGTAGTGGTGGTCTTCTTACTATCTGGAATAGGAGCAAGTTGTTGAAAGAAGGTGGAAGAATGGGTAAGAACACAATTTCTACTCTTTTTACTCAAAAGATTAATGGTTTTAAATGGGTTGTTTGCAACATGTATTCACCTTGTGAATATAATGTGAGGGCTTTGTTTTGGTCTGACTTAGAGGAGGTTAGGCACTGGTGGAATGGACCCATTTGTTTGGCAAGAGATGTTAATGCAGTCAGATATGATGAGGAGAGAAATATAGAAGAATGTGATAGCAGGAATAAGGATTTTCTTAACAATTTCATAAATAGCCAGGAATTGGTAGATCTGAAATTGTTGGGTTTAGCCTATACTTGGTTTGATAGATTTTTGCTTAGTGTGGAGATGAATTTGAGGTTTCCAGAAGTTATTCAGGTGGCTCTAACAAGGGTAACTTCAGATCATAAGCCTATCATGCTGGCCACAAAACCAAATATAATATGTAAGCCTTACTTTAAGTTTGAAAATAGCTGGATTTTGCATAGGGATTTTTTGAAGAAGGTAGAGAAATGGTGGGGAATAATGAAGCATCAAGGTATTCCTAGTTTTGTTTTCTTTAAGAAAcaacataattttaattatttcttGAAGAACTGGAGTACAGAGGAATTTGGTGGTGTTAAGAAGGAGAAGGCAGAGTTGACAGAAAATATTGATTGCCTAGATCAGATTGAAAATTCCCATGTTTTGTTTCAGGACCAGTTTGAAGAGAGATTGAATTAA